Proteins from one Oncorhynchus kisutch isolate 150728-3 unplaced genomic scaffold, Okis_V2 scaffold771, whole genome shotgun sequence genomic window:
- the LOC109883033 gene encoding zinc finger protein 883-like, producing the protein MSEPGSGCGVPAQRSSQRAPEMLLVKLGDCSQTLELNVIVKEEEEEREINEGEEEEREEDRASVDSGEIPNPDSVNKPSSTASRLPGSGSYSCPQCEKSFSSSTILKNHQRVHTGEKPFHCSACGKSFSEKVNLKRHERVHSGEKPYHCTQCGKSFNHSGSLKEHQRVHTGEKPYHCALCRKHFSQPGSLKKHQRIHTGEKPYHCSQCGKNFRFAGDLKSHQRSHSGEKPYHCSQCGEGFTQLRRLKRHQRIHIGGKPVCVLNVIVKEEEVEREIKEEEKREVEEEEDNSGIVDPDTSTLPGCSLYPCHQCGKSFRSSSNLQNHQKVHIGEKPYHCSECGEGFTQLLRLKSHQIIHNGGKPVCALNVIVKEEEVEREIKEEEKREVEEEDDNSSVVDPDTPRLPDRGRYPCHQCGKSFRSSSNLKNHQRVHTGEKPYHCSQCGRGFSEKVNLKRHGKVHSGKKPYHCTQCEKSFNYSGSLKEHQRIHTGEKPYHCSLCGKSFSQPGNLKKHQRIHTGEKPYHCSLCGKSFSQPGNLKKHQRVHTGEKLYHCSHCGGGFTQLRSLKSHEKIHIGGKPACAFNVIVKEEEEEEEEKK; encoded by the exons ATGTCTGAACCAGGTTCTGGTTGTGGTGTTCCAGCCCAGAGAAGCTCACAGCGGGCTCCAGAGATGCTATTAGTGAAGCTGGgggactgcagtcaaacactggaactcAATGTGAttgtcaaagaggaggaggaggagagagaaatcaatgagggggaggaggaagagagagaggaggacagggcctCTGTTGACTCAG GAGAGATCCCCAACCCAGACTCAGTCAACAAGCCCAGTTCCACAGCATCAAGACTGCCTGGTAGTGGGAGTTATTCGTGCCCTCAATGTGAGAAGAGTTTCAGTTCCTCAACTATTCTAAAGAATCATCAAAGAGTACACACTGGAGAAAAACCTTTCCACTGCTCTgcatgtgggaagagtttcagtgAGAAAGTAAACCTTAAGAGACACGAGAGAGTACAtagtggagagaagccttaccactgcacccaatgtgggaagagcttcaatcattCTGGAAGCCTTAAGGAACACCAAAGAGTACATACAGGGGAGAAACCTTACCACTGTGCTCTTTGTAGGAAGCATTTCAGTCAGCCAGGAAGCCTTAAGAAACACCAGAGAATTCATACAGGggagaaaccttaccactgctcaCAGTGTGGAAAGAATTTTCGTTTCGCAGGAGACCTAAAGAGTCACCAGAGATCACAcagtggagagaagccttaccactgttctCAGTGTGGCGAGGGATTCACTCAGCTCAGGCGTCTTAAACGTCATCAGAGGATACACATTGGAGGGAAGCCTGTCTGTGTTTTAAATGTGATTGTCAAAGAGGAGGAGGTTGAGAGGGAAATCAAAGAGGAGGAAAAGCGAGAagttgaggaagaggaggacaataGTGGTATAGTTGACCCAGATACATCAACATTACCTGGTTGTAGTCTTTACCCCTGccatcaatgtgggaagagtttccgTTCCTCAAGTAATCTACAGAATCATCAAAAAGTACACAttggagaaaagccttaccactgctctgagTGTGGGGAGGGATTCACTCAGCTACTACGTCTTAAAAGTCATCAGATAATACACAATGGAGGGAAGCCTGTTTGTGCGTTAAATGTGATTGTCAAAGAGGAGGAGGTTGAGAGGGAAATCAAAGAGGAGGAAAAGCGAGAAGTTGAGGAAGAGGACGACAATAGTAGTGTAGTTGACCCAGATACACCAAGACTGCCTGATCGTGGTCGTTACCCATGtcatcaatgtgggaagagtttccgTTCCTCAAGTAATCTAAAGAATCATCAAagagtacacacaggagagaaaccttaccactgctcccaatgtgggagGGGTTTCAGTGAGAAGGTAAATCTTAAGAGACATGGCAAAGTACATAGTGGAAagaagccttatcactgcacCCAATGTGAGAAGAGCTTTAATTATTCAGGAAGCCTTAAGGAACACCAGAGaatacatacaggggagaagccttaccactgctctctATGTGGTAAGAGTTTCAGTCAGCCAGGAAACCTTAAGAAACATCAGAGaatacatacaggggagaagccttaccactgctctctTTGCGGTAAGAGTTTCAGTCAGCCAGGAAACCTTAAGAAACATCAGAGAGTACATACAGGCGAGAAGCTTTACCACTGCTCTCATTGTGGGGGGGGTTTCACTCAGCTAAGAAGTCTTAAAAGTCATGAGAAAATACACATTGGAGGGAAGCCTGCCTGTGCTTTCAATGTGATtgtcaaggaggaggaggaggaggaggaagaaaagaaataa
- the LOC116361906 gene encoding zinc finger protein 239-like produces the protein MSEPGSGCGDPAQRSSQQGPEVVSVKLEDCSQTLELNVIVKEEEEREIKEEENSDSGKSSNPDSDSKPSPTASGNRRQKPQPCSSDSFICPTHLKSYQPTPKINKTYLCRKCGKSFQTPSKLKAHQSMHNGENPYPCSQCEKSFNHSGRLKDHQRVHTGEKPYHCSLCGKSFSQLGNLKTHQKNHKPYHCSQCGKSFSEKVKLTGHERVHSGEKPYHCTQCGKSFNYYSVLKEHQRVHTGEKPYHCTLCGKSFSWATNIRNHQLRHIGEKPTCTLNVIVKEEEGEQRHIKAEEREVEVEVKEEAT, from the exons ATGTCTGAGCCGGGTTCTGGCTGTGGTGATCCGGCCCAGAGGAGCTCACAACAGGGTCCGGAGGTGGTGTCAGTGAAGCTGgaggactgcagtcaaacactggagctcaATGTGattgtgaaagaggaggaggagagagaaatcaaGGAGGAAGAAAACAGTGACTCCG GAAAGAGCTCCAACCCAGACTCAGACAGCAAGCCCAGTCCCACAGCATCAGGAAACCGCAGACAGAAGCCCCAACCCTGCTCTAGCGACAGTTTTATTTGTCCAACTCACCTCAAATCATACCAACCAACTCCCAAAATAAATAAGACTTACCTTTGCCGtaaatgtgggaagagttttcaGACACCAAGCAAGCTAAAGGCTCATCAGAGTATGCACAATGGAGAGAATCCTTACCCCTGCTCCCAGTGTGAGAAGAGCTTCAATCATTCAGGAAGACTTAAGGACCATCAAAGAGTACATActggggagaagccttaccactgctctctttgtgggaagagtttcagtcAGTTAGGAAACCTGAAGACTCATCAGAAAAATCacaagccttaccactgctcacaatgtgggaagagtttcagtgAGAAAGTAAAACTTACGGGACACGAGAGAGTACATagtggagagaaaccttaccactGTACCCAATGTGGGAAAAGCTTCAATTATTATTCAGTACTTAAGGAACATCAAAGAgtacatacaggggagaagccttaccactgcacactttgtgggaagagtttcagttGGGCAACAAACATAAGGAATCATCAGTTAAGACACATTGGAGAGAAACCTACATGTACTCTCAATGTGATTGTCAAAGAGGAGGAGGGCGAACAGAGACACATTAAGGCAGAAGAGCGAGAAGTTGAGGTAGAGGTGAAGGAAGAGGCTACATAA
- the LOC116361904 gene encoding zinc finger protein 345-like, protein MSEPGSGCGDPAQRSSQQGPEVVSVKLEDCSQTLELNVIVKEEEEREIKEEENSDSGKSSNPDSDSKPSPTASGNHKQCRQKPQPCCTDSFICPTHLKSLKQTPKIKKTYLCSQCGKSFSRTGDLKSHERSHSKKKPYHCARCGEGFTQLGSLKSHQRIHTGEKPYHCSQCGKSFNRSGNLTEHQRIHTGEKPHHCTQCGKSFSRAGILKNHKRTHTGEKPFHCSACGKSFTREVSLKNHQRVHTGEKPFHCATCGRGFSEKVNLNRHERVHSEEKPYHCTTCGKSFNHSGSLKEHQRIHTGEKPYHCTECGKKFRFAGDLKNHQRSHSREKPYHCSLCGKSFNQPGNLKSHQRIHIEEKPISTVNVIVKEEVGERKINDKVKREVEESNGVVDSGTSRLPGRGSYPCPQCGKNFSSSSNLKNHQRVHTGEKPFHCSACGKRFREKAHLKRHERVHDGEKPYNCFECGKNFRVEDTLQKHQRIHTGEKPHHCSLCEKSFNHSGSLKEHQRIHSGEKPYHCSLCGKSFHHSGTFKKHQQKHIGVKPTCNLNVIVKEEDGDCTPNVIVKEEDDDCTPNVIVKEEDDDCTPNVIVKEEDDDCTLNVIVKEEEDDPDTSRLPDCGRYPCPQCGKNFSSSSNLKNHQRVHTGEKPFHCSACGKSFSEKANLKRHERVHEKEKIEVEEEEKTGSVVDPGTSRLPGRGSYPCPQCGKSFSSLGNLNNHQKVHTGEKPYHCTQCGKSFSEKANLKRHEIVHSGEKPYHCTQCGKNFRAADTLQKHQRIHTGEKPNHCYFCGKSFDNLGSLKEHKKIHNGEKPYHCTQCGKSFNYSGNFKKHQRIHIGENPTFILNVIVKEEEEDGKEREVEEREVKEEAT, encoded by the exons ATGTCTGAGCCGGGTTCTGGCTGTGGTGATCCGGCCCAGAGAAGCTCACAACAGGGTCCAGAGGTGGTGTCAGTGAAGCTGgaggactgcagtcaaacactggaactcAATGTGattgtgaaagaggaggaggagagagaaatcaaGGAGGAAGAAAACAGTGACTCCG GAAAGAGCTCCAACCCAGACTCAGACAGCAAGCCCAGTCCCACAGCATCAGGAAATCATAAACAATGCAGACAGAAGCCCCAACCCTGCTGTACCGACAGTTTTATTTGTCCAACTCACCTCAAATCCCTCAAACAGACTCCCAAAATAAAGAAGACATACCTCTGCtcccaatgtgggaagagtttcagtcGGACAGGAGACCTAAAGAGTCACGAGAGATCACACAGTAAAAAAAAGCCTTACCACTGCGCTCGATGTGGGGAGGGATTCACTCAGCTTGGAAGTCTAAAAAGTCACCAGAGAATACATACAGGggaaaagccttaccactgctcccagtgtgggaagagctttaatCGTTCAGGAAACCTTACAGAACATCAAAGaatacatacaggggagaagcctcaCCACTGCacccaatgtgggaagagtttcagtcGGGCAGGAATTCTAAAGAATCATAAGagaactcacacaggagagaaacctttccaCTGCTCTgcttgtgggaagagttttacaaGAGAAGTAAGCCTAAAAAATCATCAAAGggtacacactggagagaaacctttccATTGCGCCACATGTGGGAGGGGTTTCAGTGAGAAAGTAAATCTTAATAGACATGAGCGAGTACATAGTgaagagaagccttaccactgcaccACATGTGGGAAGAGCTTTAATCATTCAGGAAGCCTTAAGGAACACCAGAGAATACATACAGGggagaaaccttaccactgcACTGAGTGTGGAAAGAAATTCCGTTTTGCGGGAGATCTAAAGAATCACCAGAGATCACACAGtagggagaagccttaccactgctctctttgtgggaagagtttcaatCAACCCGGAAACCTAAAGAGTCATCAGCGAATACACATTGAAGAGAAGCCTATCAGTACTGTCAATGTGATTGTCAAAGAGGAGGTGGGTGAGAGGAAAATCAATGATAAGGTAAAGAGAGAAGTTGAGGAAAGTAATGGTGTAGTTGACTCAGGTACATCAAGACTACCTGGTCGTGGGAGTTATCCCTGTCCTCAATGTGGGAAGAATTTTAGTTCCTCAAGTAATCTAAAGAATCATCAAAGAgttcacactggagagaaacctttccactgctcagcatgtgggaagcGTTTCCGTGAGAAAGCACACCTTAAGAGACATGAGAGGGTACATgatggagagaagccttacaacTGCTTCGAATGTGGGAAGAATTTCCGTGTGGAAGATACCCTACAGAAACAccagagaatccacacaggagagaagcctcacCACTGCTCTCTTTGTGAGAAGAGCTTTAATCATTCAGGAAGCCTTAAAGAACATCAAAGAATACATAGtggagaaaagccttaccactgctctctTTGCGGGAAGAGCTTCCATCATTCAGGAACCTTTAAGAAACATCAGCAAAAACACATTGGAGTGAAACCTACCTGTAATCTCAATGTGATTGTCAAAGAGGAGGATGGTGACTGTACTCCCAATGTGATTGTCAAAGAGGAGGATGATGACTGTACTCCCAATGTTATTGTCAAAGAGGAGGATGATGACTGTACTCCCAATGTGATTGTCAAAGAGGAGGATGATGACTGTACTCTCAATGTGAttgtcaaagaggaggaggatgacccAGATACATCAAGACTACCTGATTGTGGTCGTTACCCCTGTCCTCAATGTGGAAAGAATTTTAGTTCCTCGAGTAATCTAAAGAATCATCAAAgagtacacactggagagaaacctttccACTGCTCTgcatgtgggaagagtttcagtgAGAAAGCAAACCTTAAGAGACATGAGAGAGTACATGAGAAGGAAAAGATAGAAGTTGAGGAAGAGGAGAAAACTGGTAGTGTAGTTGACCCAGGGACATCAAGACTACCTGGCCGTGGGAGTTACCCCTGtcctcaatgtgggaagagtttcagttCCTTAGGTAATCTAAATAATCACCAAAAAgtacacacgggagagaagccttaccactgcacccaatgtgggaagagcttcagtgAGAAAGCAAACCTAAAGAGACATGAGATAGTACAtagtggagagaagccttaccactgcaccCAATGTGGGAAGAATTTCCGTGCGGCAGATACCCTACAGAAACAccagagaatccacacaggagagaagcctaaCCACTGCTATTTTTGTGGGAAGAGCTTTGATAATTTAGGCAGCCTTAAGgaacataaaaaaatacataatggagagaagccttaccactgcactcaatgtgggaagagcttcaattaCTCAGGAAATTTTAAGAAACATCAAAGAATACATATTGGAGAGAATCCTACCTTTATTCTCAATGTGAttgtcaaagaggaggaggaagatggaaaagagagagaagttgAGGAGAGAGAAGTGAAGGAAGAGGCTACATAA